Proteins encoded in a region of the Thunnus maccoyii chromosome 4, fThuMac1.1, whole genome shotgun sequence genome:
- the hsd17b10 gene encoding 3-hydroxyacyl-CoA dehydrogenase type-2 produces the protein MANIRCVKGMVGLVTGGASGLGRATVERLVKNGASAVILDLPSSDGPALAASLGDRCAFAPADVTSEADVQSAVSLAREKFGKLDLAVNCAGIAVAVKTYNFKKDVPHSLEDFQRVINVNIAGTFNVIRLAVGAMGKNEPDADGHRGCIINTASVAAFDGQVGQAAYSASKGGIVGMTLPIARDLAPMGIRVITIAPGLFSTPLLAGLPEKVRSFLARQVPFPSRLGDPAEFAHLVTSLAENPMINGEVIRLDGAIRMQP, from the exons ATGGCGAACATTCGGTGTGTCAAG GGTATGGTTGGCCTGGTGACGGGCGGTGCGTCCGGTTTGGGTCGGGCCACCGTGGAGCGTCTGGTGAAGAACGGAGCGTCCGCTGTGATCCTGGACCTGCCCTCCTCTGACGGACCAGCTCTGGCAGCCAGCCTGGGAGACCGATGTGCCTTCGCTCCTGCAGAT GTGACATCGGAGGCAGACGTGCAGTCGGCCGTGTCCCTGGCCAGAGAGAAGTTTGGGAAACTGGACCTGGCAGTGAACTGCGCCGGCATCGCTGTCGCTGTCAAAACCTACAACTTTAAGAAAGACGTCCCTCACAGCCTGGAGGACTTCCAGCGCGTTATCAAC GTGAACATCGCAGGAACCTTTAATGTGATTCGCCTCGCTGTGGGTGCGATGGGGAAGAACGAGCCTGATGCAGACGGACACAGAGGATGCATCATTAACACCGCCAGCGTGGCAGCCTTCGATGGACAG GTCGGCCAAGCAGCATATTCAGCCTCTAAAGGAGGAATTGTGGGAATGACTCTCCCCATCGCAAGAGATCTGGCACCTATGGGCATCAGGGTCATCACCATCGCACCCG GTCTGttctccactcctctcctgGCTGGTCTTCCAGAGAAGGTGCGCTCTTTTCTCGCCCGCCAGGTGCCCTTCCCCTCGCGCCTGGGAGACCCCGCTGAGTTTGCCCATCTGGTGACATCACTGGCTGAGAACCCCATGATTAACGGAGAAGTCATTAGACTGGACGGAGCCATTCGCATGCAGCCCTGA